From a region of the Candidatus Amarolinea dominans genome:
- a CDS encoding methyl-accepting chemotaxis protein: protein MRPRMQPPAQAKPLKGQECNIMFGLGQSSNETKLEMERVRDQVTQIITVTDEITRTTDQVQEGSEAQMRSLDSLASNVNEMAASLKETAGQAESVATSTEELASSVNEMAASVEQVTSNAVSLTSAIAQNATAIKEVSASIQDVASTAQEMATSTEQTTTSMVQMAASVKAVSGDTQVLVSSVNETAASIEEMARSAQGVTGNANDVAVAAEETSAAINEMAASIEEVTATTESLVASVEETGTSIEQMVRSITSVAQNAEKINEMATASDIGASQLDRSIRSVAALAKQADEITRRVSRDAEDGGATINRSIQGIGRVRESLTASASVVREMGKRANEISSIVDTINLIAERTNLLSLNASIEAARAGEAGRGFAVVAEEIRNLADRSARATADIAGIIKALQEVAQEAVISSNDGLRIAEDSSRQAEDGMAGLQKILRGVNEATQVVSQIARATDEQLVAGQNVVTSVSTTLAQVKQVTVATAEQAKSAQSIVQATTHVRRISQQVMQAMNEQARAARDIIKASQNTTGLANQMRKASTEQLRAAADITQAVEVMRKGANRTERAVAEQVTVGDQISKEAERLARMVAGVTKAMGEQATAASQISTTVDNLRRQAEQVSKAMAEQTRALKDMTIASHNVSKQIAQITRANREHSVNATTTLSSLADVRRITERNTQGVRDTRRGVGSLQERAKALGDITNRLTQRR from the coding sequence ATGCGTCCGCGAATGCAGCCGCCAGCGCAGGCGAAACCATTGAAGGGACAGGAGTGTAATATTATGTTCGGACTAGGTCAGTCAAGCAATGAGACAAAACTGGAGATGGAGCGGGTACGCGATCAGGTCACACAGATCATCACGGTAACCGACGAGATCACGCGCACCACCGACCAAGTGCAAGAGGGGAGTGAAGCGCAGATGCGCTCGTTGGACAGCCTGGCCAGCAATGTCAACGAGATGGCCGCCTCGCTCAAGGAGACAGCCGGCCAGGCTGAATCGGTGGCGACATCAACCGAAGAGCTGGCCTCCTCGGTCAATGAAATGGCGGCTTCGGTGGAGCAGGTGACGAGCAATGCGGTGAGCCTGACCAGCGCGATTGCCCAGAACGCAACCGCCATCAAGGAAGTCAGCGCCTCGATTCAGGATGTAGCCTCCACGGCCCAGGAGATGGCGACCTCGACTGAGCAGACCACCACCTCGATGGTGCAAATGGCCGCTTCGGTCAAGGCGGTCAGCGGTGACACCCAGGTGCTGGTGTCGTCGGTCAATGAGACGGCTGCGTCCATCGAGGAAATGGCGCGCTCGGCGCAGGGAGTCACGGGCAATGCCAACGATGTGGCGGTGGCGGCTGAAGAAACCTCGGCCGCGATCAACGAGATGGCCGCTTCGATCGAGGAAGTGACGGCCACCACCGAATCGTTGGTCGCCTCGGTTGAAGAAACGGGAACCTCCATCGAACAGATGGTTCGTTCCATCACCAGCGTGGCCCAGAACGCCGAAAAGATCAACGAGATGGCGACCGCCTCGGACATCGGCGCCAGCCAGCTCGATCGCAGCATCCGCTCGGTGGCCGCGCTGGCCAAGCAGGCCGATGAGATTACGCGCCGCGTGTCGCGTGACGCGGAGGATGGCGGCGCGACGATCAACCGCTCGATTCAAGGCATTGGCCGGGTACGCGAATCGCTGACCGCGTCGGCCAGTGTCGTGCGCGAGATGGGCAAGCGTGCCAACGAGATTAGCAGCATTGTGGACACCATCAATCTGATTGCCGAGCGCACGAACCTGCTTTCGTTGAACGCCTCCATCGAAGCCGCGCGCGCGGGTGAAGCCGGTCGCGGCTTTGCGGTGGTGGCGGAGGAGATTCGTAACCTGGCCGATCGTTCGGCGCGGGCCACGGCGGATATTGCCGGCATCATCAAAGCCCTGCAAGAAGTGGCGCAGGAGGCTGTGATTTCATCGAACGATGGCCTGCGCATTGCCGAAGACAGCAGCCGTCAGGCCGAAGATGGGATGGCCGGTCTGCAGAAGATCTTGCGGGGTGTCAACGAAGCCACGCAGGTGGTGAGCCAGATTGCCCGCGCCACGGATGAGCAGTTGGTCGCAGGACAGAATGTGGTCACCTCCGTCAGCACGACGCTGGCGCAGGTCAAACAGGTGACGGTGGCCACGGCCGAACAGGCCAAGTCCGCGCAAAGCATTGTGCAGGCCACAACCCATGTGCGTCGTATCTCACAACAGGTGATGCAGGCCATGAACGAACAGGCGCGCGCCGCGCGTGACATCATCAAGGCCTCACAAAACACGACCGGCCTGGCCAACCAGATGCGCAAGGCCAGCACCGAGCAACTCCGTGCGGCCGCTGACATCACACAGGCCGTCGAGGTGATGCGTAAGGGCGCCAACCGCACCGAACGTGCCGTGGCCGAACAAGTGACGGTCGGTGATCAGATCAGCAAGGAGGCCGAACGCCTGGCGCGCATGGTGGCCGGTGTGACCAAAGCGATGGGTGAGCAGGCCACCGCCGCCAGTCAGATCTCGACCACGGTGGATAATCTTCGCCGGCAGGCTGAACAGGTCTCCAAGGCCATGGCTGAGCAAACCCGTGCGCTCAAAGACATGACAATTGCCTCACACAACGTCAGCAAGCAAATCGCGCAGATCACGCGGGCCAACCGCGAACATTCGGTCAACGCCACCACCACGCTTTCCAGCCTGGCCGATGTGCGCCGGATCACGGAACGTAACACACAGGGCGTCAGGGACACCCGGCGCGGCGTCGGCAGCCTGCAGGAACGTGCCAAAGCGCTGGGCGACATCACCAATCGCCTGACGCAGCGCCGCTAG
- a CDS encoding purine-binding chemotaxis protein CheW → MSERRADLDKQQQTKQETEPYILFELLGTTYGLRSRSVKQMEMVEHITPVPNARPFVDGVVFSRGQVIPALNLRRRFGFDKAPYDLRTRLIVVTSAGRTAGLIVDTAREFVSIAAETIQPPPDAIAGLSGRYLQGIATLEERLVLILNVEAILNDADLGADAAAPMSA, encoded by the coding sequence ATGTCAGAAAGACGCGCCGATCTCGATAAACAGCAGCAGACGAAGCAGGAGACAGAACCCTACATCCTGTTCGAGCTGCTTGGCACCACCTACGGCCTGCGCAGCCGCTCCGTCAAACAGATGGAGATGGTTGAACACATCACCCCGGTGCCCAATGCGCGCCCGTTCGTGGATGGAGTCGTCTTTTCACGCGGTCAGGTGATTCCGGCGCTGAATTTGCGCCGGCGTTTTGGCTTCGACAAGGCGCCGTATGACCTGCGCACGCGCTTGATCGTGGTCACCTCGGCCGGGCGCACGGCCGGGCTGATTGTGGACACCGCGCGTGAATTCGTCAGCATTGCCGCTGAGACCATTCAGCCGCCGCCAGACGCCATCGCCGGCCTGAGCGGTCGTTATCTGCAAGGCATTGCCACCCTCGAGGAACGCCTGGTGCTCATCTTGAACGTGGAAGCGATTCTGAATGACGCCGACTTGGGCGCCGATGCCGCGGCGCCCATGAGCGCCTGA
- a CDS encoding chemotaxis protein CheA, translated as MTAPTVLDSAFFAEFLNDYFAECDEHLLIVRQRLLVLEGLVNAPALDHTLLDDLFRSFHTLKGLSAMVGVKDAEQLAHQMEDTLRAVHQDKLALSAAVLAALNAGAVVLAQVIAARRDERSGPDIRPISQRLFSLGSDGTPPARPVPPTPVYDAPSAAVPSPALPSPSLPSPSLPSPSLPSPSLPLLPGQAAWRFHFVPSPELAGRGITVNQVRARLQQVGALIHAAPQIGSDGAIAFEFVVAGSPTPALVAAWQEDGLYGEPVDWTNPPPGLTAPFTADQQPAAAASSSDPAAPVESASAAALLSPAGPAVTPRTNHTPAASASHPAFDTAATMLAPTNVVRVDLGRLDDLMRMMGDLVISRARLEDSLTSLQAQAPALGMRNLQEINLALERQLRVLREGLMRVRMVPVGEVFTRMQFVIHDLARDSDKKVRLTLQGQETEIDKYVVERLIDPLLHLVRNAFSHGLESADERVAAGKPAEGHLLLSAAAAGDAVIIEVADDGRGVDIESVAVRARAHGLLGRDAELDANSLLDVLCAPGFSTRDEADLASGRGMGMSVVRDTVQGLGGSLTLETQPGQGTRFVIELPLTLAIVDALIVRVREQRFAVPLPVVREVLQLTAAAITRFEHNEIMAYRNAVLPLLRLADFFNLNGAAAAPSGAGHEQQVIVVGSDSNLLGVVVDRIQGKREIVVRAVTDPLVQVQGVAGATELGDGRVVLILDTGSLLRAARMR; from the coding sequence ATGACTGCACCGACCGTTCTTGACAGCGCCTTCTTTGCCGAATTCCTCAACGACTACTTTGCGGAGTGCGACGAGCATCTGTTGATCGTGCGGCAGCGCCTGCTGGTTCTGGAGGGACTTGTCAACGCGCCAGCGCTGGATCACACCCTGCTGGATGACCTCTTCCGCAGCTTTCACACGCTCAAAGGGCTGTCGGCCATGGTGGGCGTCAAAGATGCCGAGCAGTTGGCGCACCAGATGGAAGACACCCTGCGCGCGGTGCATCAGGACAAACTGGCGCTCAGTGCGGCCGTGTTGGCTGCCTTGAATGCTGGCGCCGTCGTTCTGGCGCAAGTCATCGCCGCGCGGCGTGACGAGCGCAGCGGGCCGGACATTCGCCCGATCAGCCAGCGCCTGTTCAGCCTCGGAAGCGATGGCACACCTCCGGCGCGTCCCGTCCCCCCGACGCCAGTGTACGACGCGCCTTCGGCCGCCGTTCCATCCCCAGCGCTTCCATCCCCGTCGCTTCCATCCCCGTCGCTTCCATCCCCGTCGCTTCCATCCCCATCGCTTCCGCTTCTTCCCGGCCAGGCCGCCTGGCGCTTTCACTTCGTCCCCAGCCCGGAACTGGCCGGTCGAGGCATCACCGTCAACCAGGTTCGCGCCCGCCTGCAGCAGGTCGGCGCCTTGATCCACGCCGCGCCGCAGATTGGCTCGGATGGCGCCATCGCCTTCGAGTTCGTGGTAGCCGGCTCGCCTACCCCGGCCCTGGTCGCTGCCTGGCAAGAGGATGGTCTTTACGGCGAGCCGGTGGACTGGACCAACCCGCCACCGGGCCTGACCGCCCCCTTCACAGCCGATCAGCAGCCCGCCGCGGCTGCGTCTTCAAGCGACCCTGCGGCGCCGGTCGAATCGGCTTCCGCCGCTGCGCTCCTCAGCCCTGCCGGGCCGGCGGTCACGCCGCGCACCAACCACACCCCCGCCGCCTCGGCGTCCCATCCTGCGTTCGATACGGCAGCGACCATGCTGGCGCCCACCAATGTCGTGCGTGTGGACCTGGGGCGCCTGGATGACCTCATGCGCATGATGGGCGACCTGGTCATCAGCCGCGCCCGCCTGGAAGACAGCCTGACCTCCTTGCAGGCCCAGGCGCCTGCGCTGGGCATGCGCAACCTGCAGGAGATCAACCTGGCCCTGGAGCGCCAACTGCGTGTCCTGCGCGAAGGCCTGATGCGCGTGCGCATGGTGCCGGTGGGCGAAGTCTTCACCCGCATGCAGTTTGTCATCCACGACCTGGCCCGCGACAGCGACAAGAAAGTACGGCTGACCTTGCAGGGTCAGGAAACCGAAATTGACAAATACGTGGTCGAACGTCTGATTGACCCCTTGCTGCACCTGGTGCGCAACGCCTTCAGCCACGGCCTGGAATCGGCGGACGAACGCGTGGCCGCGGGAAAGCCGGCCGAGGGCCATTTGCTGCTCAGCGCAGCGGCTGCCGGCGATGCGGTCATCATCGAAGTGGCCGACGATGGCCGTGGGGTGGACATCGAGTCTGTAGCGGTGCGCGCCCGCGCCCACGGCCTGCTCGGCCGCGACGCAGAGTTGGACGCCAACAGCCTGCTCGATGTTCTCTGTGCTCCCGGCTTCTCAACGCGTGATGAGGCGGATCTGGCCAGCGGTCGCGGCATGGGAATGTCCGTCGTCAGGGACACGGTACAAGGGCTGGGCGGTTCGCTCACCCTGGAAACGCAGCCGGGCCAGGGCACGCGCTTCGTCATCGAGCTGCCGCTGACCCTGGCCATTGTGGATGCGCTCATCGTCCGTGTCAGGGAACAGCGTTTTGCCGTGCCCCTGCCCGTGGTGCGCGAAGTGCTGCAACTGACGGCGGCTGCCATCACCCGCTTCGAACACAATGAAATCATGGCCTATCGCAACGCCGTGCTGCCCCTGCTGCGATTGGCCGACTTTTTCAACCTGAACGGCGCCGCGGCCGCCCCCTCCGGCGCCGGCCATGAGCAGCAGGTGATTGTCGTCGGCAGCGATTCGAACCTGTTGGGCGTGGTGGTGGACCGTATCCAGGGCAAGCGCGAGATCGTTGTGCGAGCGGTCACCGATCCGTTGGTGCAGGTGCAGGGCGTGGCCGGCGCCACAGAATTGGGCGATGGCCGCGTGGTGCTCATTCTGGACACCGGATCGCTGCTGCGCGCCGCCCGTATGCGCTGA
- a CDS encoding response regulator transcription factor has product MIRVLLVDDSPDFLNAITEFLTLFSDITVVGQALSGPEALDLDDDLHPDLVLIDLIMSGMNGLEATRLLCQRALAPRVVIVTSYDDLEYRVAAVAVGASGYLVKPDLALTLLPLLHSLFPSRVMAVSVA; this is encoded by the coding sequence ATGATTCGTGTCTTACTGGTAGACGATAGTCCGGATTTTCTCAACGCCATCACCGAATTCCTGACTCTTTTTTCAGACATTACGGTGGTCGGCCAGGCCCTTTCAGGACCCGAAGCGCTCGACCTGGACGACGACCTGCACCCCGATCTGGTTCTGATTGATCTGATTATGTCCGGCATGAATGGTTTGGAGGCCACCCGCCTGCTCTGTCAGCGGGCGTTGGCCCCGCGGGTTGTCATTGTCACCTCGTATGACGATCTCGAATACCGTGTGGCGGCCGTGGCTGTGGGCGCCAGCGGTTATCTGGTCAAGCCTGACTTGGCGCTGACGCTGCTGCCGCTGCTGCACAGTCTGTTTCCCAGCCGCGTCATGGCGGTCAGCGTTGCGTAG
- a CDS encoding response regulator transcription factor — MIRILLVEDHSLVRAGIRALLAGLDDMIVVAEASDAEGAIRQVAQQNPDMVLMDIALPGVNGLELTAHFRRTHPQLQVIILSMYADEEYVLQALRVGAKGYLLKDSSIGELELAIRAVMRGEAYLSPLVSRHVVSAFVKQQGGDADANGARSRATSHLKEGLATPNQLTPRQREILRLIAQGQTTQGIANQLSISIKTVETHRAQLMERLNIHSIAGLVRYAVHTGLVSLDD; from the coding sequence ATGATACGCATTCTCCTGGTTGAAGATCATTCCCTGGTACGCGCCGGCATACGGGCTTTGCTCGCCGGCCTGGACGACATGATCGTGGTGGCCGAGGCCAGCGATGCCGAGGGCGCCATCCGGCAGGTGGCGCAGCAGAACCCTGACATGGTGCTGATGGACATTGCCCTGCCGGGCGTCAATGGCCTGGAACTAACCGCCCATTTCCGGCGCACCCATCCGCAGTTGCAAGTGATCATCCTCTCTATGTACGCCGACGAAGAGTATGTGCTGCAGGCCCTGCGCGTCGGCGCCAAGGGCTACCTCCTCAAAGATTCGAGCATTGGCGAGCTTGAACTGGCGATTCGGGCCGTCATGCGTGGCGAGGCCTACCTGAGCCCTCTCGTCTCCCGGCATGTCGTCTCGGCCTTTGTCAAACAACAGGGCGGCGATGCGGATGCCAACGGCGCGCGCAGCCGGGCCACGAGTCACCTCAAAGAAGGTCTCGCAACGCCCAATCAACTGACCCCGCGCCAGCGCGAAATTTTGCGCCTGATTGCCCAGGGTCAAACCACCCAGGGCATTGCCAATCAACTCAGCATCAGCATCAAAACCGTCGAAACCCATCGCGCCCAACTGATGGAACGCCTCAACATCCACAGCATCGCCGGCCTCGTGCGCTACGCCGTTCACACCGGCCTGGTCAGCCTCGACGACTGA
- a CDS encoding response regulator encodes MINPLLQRQLQATGLTSEALPANDGAWLDFLARLSLDYDSLCQSSDTELEQRLRETLLLNRALAATSSALEPTAILTILCEELARAFDVPQAAATLLSEDGKDLRVVAEYCAPGRPSAAGVVIPVANNEASQYVLAQRKPLVVRDAQHDERQAVIHDMQRRRGTISLLIVPILVRDQVIGTIGLDAITWREFSDEEIALALNVASAAGKALEHAQFYVALQRDLLDRQRIEMMLAEERNLLRTLIDNLPDYVYVKDTQSRFLLNNSSHIRLLGAATQEAVLGKNDFEFFSQEHASRYYADEQELMRSGLPLINHEEPVIDQVTAALSWCATTKVPLRDSSGLIVGLVGLSHDITEQKRAQEALRTQDRLLRGVADAVNHLLRADDNETIQQALGMLGEAANVDRAYIFESHDNSLTGEHLVSQRVEWVSDQTTPQIDNPALQHASYALMPRWYEVLSSGSSLCGRVRDFPADERLLLGPQDICSLLVAPIMVTGQFWGFIGFDDCHSERQWSEYEESVLFTVAGSLGSVMARKQAREELERKNQALDAALVAAESATRAKSEFLANMSHEIRTPMNAVIGMTGLLLDTTLSGEQRDFVQTIRASGDALLTIINDILDFSKIESGHMEMEQQPFDSRVCVEEALDLFAAKATEKSLELVSYVDANVPSHIVGDMTRLRQILVNLIGNALKFTQHGEVVLSVAAQPVPARPPTEEGALPTASTAYQLHFSVRDTGIGIPVERMDRLFHAFSQVDASITRRYGGTGLGLIISKRLAELMGGAMWVESEVNRGSIFHFTIYAAAAAAPLGQSPVGDLAQLNGKRVLIVDDNETNRRILLLQTQAWGMIGHTVASAQEALTLLRLNTPFDLVIMDVQMPEMDGVTLAREIRRLPDGLHLPLIVLTSLGAQDVRRQAAGLNLAAFLNKPVKESQLQSVLLTALGAAQVAATQPALTRFDANFAQRHPLHILVAEDNAINQKVALRTLERLGYRAEVAANGLEVLEALQRQSFDVVLMDVQMPEMDGLEATRLIRQRFDLSRQPHIIAMTAHAMSEDREICLAAGMDDYVAKPVRIEALTAVLGHARTLPAPVAPAPQTLTAEVVLSRHALDELRLLVGDQDTHVLNELIEGYINDLPKQAQALQRALAVEDWVALRRIAHTLKSSSAMFGALRLTALCQTLEIIAVPGHFSEAQEKIGQMWIEMQRAMDALLVERQSHA; translated from the coding sequence ATGATCAATCCCTTGCTCCAGCGCCAGTTGCAGGCAACCGGCCTGACGTCAGAAGCTCTGCCGGCCAACGACGGAGCCTGGCTCGACTTCCTGGCGCGGCTCAGCCTGGACTATGACAGCCTGTGTCAGTCGTCTGACACGGAGTTGGAGCAACGCCTGCGGGAGACGCTGCTGCTCAATCGCGCGCTGGCCGCCACCTCCTCCGCGCTGGAACCGACGGCCATTTTGACCATCCTCTGCGAGGAACTGGCGCGCGCCTTCGATGTGCCACAGGCGGCCGCCACCCTGTTGAGCGAAGACGGCAAGGATCTGCGCGTGGTGGCCGAATACTGCGCACCCGGGCGGCCTTCGGCCGCAGGCGTGGTAATCCCGGTTGCCAACAATGAGGCATCGCAGTACGTGCTGGCGCAGCGCAAACCGCTGGTCGTGCGCGACGCTCAGCATGACGAACGCCAGGCGGTGATTCATGATATGCAGCGCCGCCGCGGCACGATCTCCCTGTTGATCGTGCCAATTCTGGTGCGCGACCAGGTGATCGGAACGATCGGGCTTGACGCCATTACGTGGCGGGAGTTTAGTGACGAGGAGATTGCGCTGGCGTTGAACGTGGCCTCGGCCGCGGGCAAGGCGCTGGAACACGCGCAGTTCTACGTGGCCCTGCAGCGGGACCTGCTCGACCGTCAACGCATCGAAATGATGCTGGCCGAGGAGCGCAACCTGCTACGCACCTTGATTGACAATCTGCCCGACTACGTGTACGTCAAAGATACTCAGAGCCGCTTTTTGCTCAACAACAGCTCCCACATCAGGCTCTTAGGCGCTGCCACCCAGGAAGCGGTGCTGGGAAAGAACGATTTCGAGTTCTTTTCCCAGGAACATGCCAGCCGCTACTATGCCGATGAGCAGGAGCTGATGCGCAGCGGCCTACCGCTCATCAATCATGAAGAGCCGGTGATTGACCAGGTCACCGCCGCTCTTTCCTGGTGCGCGACGACGAAAGTTCCCCTGCGCGACAGCAGCGGCCTGATCGTGGGCCTGGTCGGCCTGAGTCACGATATCACGGAGCAGAAGCGCGCCCAGGAAGCCTTGCGCACCCAGGATCGCCTCCTGCGCGGCGTGGCCGATGCGGTCAACCACCTGCTGCGAGCCGACGACAACGAGACGATCCAACAGGCGCTGGGCATGTTGGGAGAGGCTGCCAATGTGGACCGCGCCTACATCTTCGAGAGCCACGACAATTCTCTGACCGGTGAACACCTGGTCAGTCAACGCGTCGAGTGGGTCAGTGACCAGACCACGCCGCAGATTGACAATCCGGCCTTACAGCACGCCAGCTACGCGTTGATGCCCCGCTGGTATGAAGTTCTCTCTTCCGGTTCCTCGCTCTGCGGCCGTGTGCGCGACTTCCCTGCCGATGAACGTCTCCTGCTCGGACCGCAGGACATTTGCTCCCTGCTGGTGGCGCCGATCATGGTGACCGGGCAATTCTGGGGCTTCATCGGTTTCGATGACTGTCACAGTGAGCGTCAGTGGTCAGAGTATGAGGAATCGGTGCTGTTCACGGTGGCCGGCAGCCTGGGCAGCGTCATGGCGCGCAAGCAGGCGCGTGAAGAACTGGAACGCAAGAACCAGGCGCTCGACGCCGCACTGGTGGCCGCGGAATCCGCGACACGGGCCAAGTCCGAATTTCTGGCCAACATGAGCCACGAAATTCGCACGCCCATGAACGCGGTCATCGGCATGACCGGGCTGCTCCTGGATACGACGCTGAGCGGCGAACAGCGCGATTTTGTGCAAACTATTCGCGCCAGCGGCGATGCCCTGCTGACGATCATCAACGACATTCTCGATTTTTCCAAGATCGAGTCCGGGCACATGGAGATGGAGCAACAGCCGTTCGATAGTCGTGTCTGCGTCGAAGAGGCGCTCGATCTCTTTGCGGCCAAGGCAACGGAAAAGAGTTTGGAGTTGGTATCCTATGTGGATGCCAACGTCCCCAGTCATATCGTCGGTGACATGACGCGTCTACGTCAGATCCTGGTGAACCTGATCGGTAATGCCCTGAAGTTCACCCAGCACGGCGAGGTGGTGCTATCGGTAGCGGCGCAGCCTGTGCCGGCACGCCCGCCAACAGAAGAAGGAGCGCTGCCCACCGCATCTACGGCCTATCAACTGCACTTTTCTGTGCGCGATACCGGCATCGGCATCCCTGTGGAGCGGATGGATCGGCTTTTTCATGCTTTCAGCCAGGTTGACGCCTCGATCACGCGCCGTTACGGCGGCACGGGCCTGGGGCTGATTATCAGCAAACGCCTGGCCGAACTGATGGGCGGCGCCATGTGGGTCGAGAGTGAAGTGAATCGCGGCTCCATCTTTCACTTTACGATTTATGCAGCGGCCGCCGCCGCGCCGTTGGGCCAGTCACCCGTGGGCGACCTGGCGCAGCTCAACGGCAAGCGGGTGTTGATTGTGGATGATAATGAGACCAATCGGCGCATCCTGCTCCTGCAAACACAGGCCTGGGGCATGATCGGCCATACCGTGGCCTCCGCCCAGGAGGCGCTCACTCTGCTGCGCCTAAATACGCCGTTCGACCTGGTCATCATGGATGTGCAGATGCCAGAGATGGACGGCGTGACGCTGGCGCGCGAGATTCGGCGCTTGCCCGATGGCCTGCACCTGCCCCTGATCGTATTGACCTCCCTGGGCGCGCAAGATGTGCGCCGCCAAGCCGCCGGTCTCAACCTGGCCGCGTTTCTCAACAAACCGGTCAAGGAGAGCCAATTGCAGTCGGTGCTCCTGACGGCGCTGGGCGCTGCCCAGGTCGCGGCCACCCAACCTGCATTGACCCGTTTTGATGCCAACTTTGCCCAGCGCCATCCGTTGCACATCCTGGTGGCTGAAGACAACGCCATCAACCAGAAGGTGGCCCTGCGCACCCTGGAGCGCCTGGGGTATCGGGCCGAGGTGGCGGCCAACGGGCTTGAGGTTCTGGAGGCTTTGCAGCGCCAGTCGTTCGATGTTGTCCTGATGGACGTGCAGATGCCGGAGATGGATGGCCTGGAGGCGACGCGGCTGATTCGCCAACGCTTCGATCTGAGCCGGCAGCCGCACATTATCGCCATGACGGCCCACGCCATGTCGGAGGACCGCGAGATCTGTCTGGCGGCTGGTATGGACGACTATGTGGCCAAGCCGGTCCGCATCGAAGCTCTGACGGCTGTACTGGGCCACGCACGCACGTTGCCGGCGCCAGTGGCGCCGGCGCCGCAAACGCTGACCGCGGAAGTGGTTCTGAGCCGCCATGCCCTGGATGAGCTGCGGCTGTTGGTGGGCGACCAGGACACGCATGTGCTCAATGAATTGATCGAAGGCTATATCAATGACCTGCCCAAACAGGCGCAGGCGCTGCAGCGGGCCTTGGCCGTTGAGGATTGGGTGGCGCTGCGGCGTATCGCGCATACGCTGAAATCGAGCAGCGCCATGTTTGGCGCGCTGCGCTTGACGGCCCTCTGCCAAACGCTTGAAATCATCGCGGTGCCCGGGCATTTCAGCGAGGCGCAGGAGAAGATTGGGCAGATGTGGATCGAGATGCAACGGGCAATGGATGCCTTGCTCGTCGAACGGCAGTCTCATGCATGA
- a CDS encoding response regulator: protein MQFAVYFQNSEMTMAIKSILMIDDDLQISRLVRFILESAKYKVRTANNGEQALLLLAAEKPDLIFCDVAMPVMDGFMTVQAVRSNPAWHDVPIIMLTALGDVRDLDRAFSAGANGFLGKPFSPKEMLATVAQLSDA from the coding sequence ATGCAATTTGCGGTCTATTTTCAGAACAGCGAGATGACGATGGCCATTAAATCTATCCTCATGATTGACGACGATCTTCAGATTAGTCGCCTGGTGCGCTTCATACTCGAGTCCGCCAAGTATAAGGTGCGCACTGCAAACAACGGAGAGCAGGCGCTACTCCTGTTGGCGGCCGAAAAGCCCGACCTGATCTTCTGCGATGTGGCTATGCCTGTCATGGATGGATTCATGACGGTGCAGGCCGTGCGCAGTAATCCAGCCTGGCACGATGTACCGATCATCATGCTGACGGCGCTGGGCGATGTGCGGGACCTCGACCGTGCCTTCAGCGCCGGCGCCAATGGCTTCCTCGGCAAACCGTTCAGCCCAAAAGAGATGCTCGCCACGGTGGCCCAGTTGAGCGACGCTTGA
- a CDS encoding Hpt domain-containing protein, protein MSQVLDSHELWQRFDHDHAFLSELAGLFFESSGLMLAQVSEAARCGDRQTVMQVAHSLKGVVSNFAAKPAFEAARRLEEVARHDNLARMTEASTTLETEVQRLCMALDQISRPGMQGWAGLQ, encoded by the coding sequence ATGAGTCAAGTTCTTGACAGCCACGAACTGTGGCAACGGTTCGATCATGACCATGCTTTCTTGAGTGAACTGGCCGGACTCTTCTTCGAGAGCTCTGGTTTGATGCTGGCCCAGGTCTCCGAGGCGGCGCGCTGTGGGGACCGGCAGACCGTCATGCAGGTGGCGCACTCGCTCAAGGGCGTCGTCAGCAACTTCGCGGCCAAGCCCGCATTCGAGGCGGCCCGTCGCCTGGAAGAAGTGGCACGCCACGACAACCTGGCGCGCATGACAGAAGCCAGCACCACCCTGGAAACAGAAGTGCAGCGCCTATGCATGGCTCTCGATCAGATCAGCCGGCCAGGCATGCAGGGCTGGGCTGGGCTACAGTAG